In Streptomyces sp. NBC_00414, a single window of DNA contains:
- a CDS encoding bifunctional MaoC family dehydratase N-terminal/OB-fold nucleic acid binding domain-containing protein, which yields MHARLKAYEGLVAVGGVGKDLVNEPMIRHWCEAMGDTNPAYAGADAVAPPTMLQAWTMGGLSGHGGRSEAYVEMLGLLDDAGYTSVVATDCEQEYLRPLRPGDRITFDSVIESVSERKRTKLGTGYFVTTRTDVQAEGEPAGTHRFRILKYVPAGRRRGDGATGTTTGGAAAATGKAVAAPTGEAVAPAGEAAADFRPRRPRPVVNRDNAGFWEGVSRHRLLIQRCEKCGTLRFPWLPGCNSCGGQEWDTVEAAGEGTVYSYVVMHHPPFPAFDPPYAVGLVELAEGVRMISNVVGVPHDRVRIGMPVRLEFEWVDEELELPVFRAVEGSGG from the coding sequence ATCCACGCGCGGTTGAAGGCGTACGAGGGGCTGGTGGCCGTCGGCGGCGTGGGCAAGGACCTGGTCAACGAGCCGATGATCCGGCACTGGTGCGAGGCGATGGGGGACACGAATCCGGCGTACGCGGGCGCGGACGCCGTCGCGCCGCCGACCATGCTCCAGGCCTGGACGATGGGGGGACTGTCCGGCCACGGGGGGCGCTCGGAGGCGTACGTCGAGATGCTCGGGCTGCTCGACGACGCCGGGTACACCTCGGTGGTCGCCACCGACTGCGAGCAGGAGTATCTGCGGCCGCTTCGGCCCGGGGACCGGATCACCTTCGACTCGGTGATCGAGTCGGTCTCCGAGCGCAAGAGGACCAAGTTGGGCACGGGGTACTTCGTTACGACGCGGACGGATGTGCAGGCGGAGGGCGAGCCGGCGGGGACACACCGGTTCCGGATCCTCAAGTACGTACCCGCGGGGCGCCGCCGGGGGGACGGCGCGACGGGCACCACGACGGGCGGAGCGGCGGCGGCCACCGGGAAGGCCGTGGCGGCACCCACCGGAGAGGCCGTGGCGCCCGCCGGGGAGGCCGCGGCGGACTTCCGTCCCAGGCGGCCACGCCCCGTCGTCAATCGGGACAACGCGGGCTTCTGGGAGGGCGTGTCCCGGCACCGGCTGCTCATCCAGCGTTGTGAGAAGTGCGGGACCCTGCGTTTCCCCTGGCTGCCGGGGTGCAACTCCTGCGGCGGCCAGGAGTGGGACACGGTCGAGGCGGCCGGCGAGGGGACCGTCTACTCGTACGTGGTGATGCATCATCCGCCCTTCCCGGCCTTCGATCCGCCGTACGCCGTGGGACTGGTCGAACTCGCCGAGGGCGTACGGATGATCAGCAATGTGGTGGGGGTGCCGCACGACCGGGTGCGGATCGGGATGCCGGTGCGGCTGGAGTTCGAGTGGGTGGACGAGGAGCTGGAGCTGCCGGTCTTCCGGGCCGTCGAGGGGAGCGGGGGCTGA
- a CDS encoding acyl-CoA dehydrogenase family protein, with the protein MPGSGSGSGSGSDSGSDSRSDSVGQRALLRRIGADGWLGLGWPEAYGGQGRGADEQFVFFDEAYRAGAPVSMVTLNTVGPTLMKYGTEEQKDFFLPRILRGELVFAIGYSEPEAGTDLASLRTRAVRVGGRAGRGQEPGGEWLVDGQKVFTSNAQHADWIWLACRTDPDAPKHQGISILLVPTDAPGFSWTPIETVGGLTTTATYYDGIRVPASRLVGEENGGWGLITNQLNHERVALAAIGMQAEDFYRAALAAAGAADPVTGRRRADEPWVRSRLAEVHARLAATRLLNWRLVGDVGSGRLAPGDASGVKVMGTESAVAVYRMCQEIVGPDALVRSGSPGVFEGGELERMNRAAQINTFGGGVSEVQREIVATMRLGMTRGRR; encoded by the coding sequence ATGCCCGGGTCCGGCTCCGGGTCCGGGTCCGGGTCCGATTCCGGGTCCGATTCGCGGTCCGATTCCGTGGGACAGCGGGCGCTGCTGCGGCGGATCGGCGCCGACGGGTGGCTCGGTCTCGGCTGGCCGGAGGCCTACGGCGGCCAAGGGCGCGGCGCCGACGAGCAGTTCGTCTTCTTCGACGAGGCCTACCGGGCGGGCGCTCCGGTCTCCATGGTCACCCTCAACACGGTCGGTCCGACGCTCATGAAGTACGGGACCGAGGAACAGAAGGACTTCTTCCTGCCGCGGATCCTGCGCGGGGAGCTCGTGTTCGCGATCGGGTACAGCGAGCCGGAGGCGGGGACGGACCTGGCCTCGCTGCGGACGCGGGCCGTGCGGGTCGGCGGCCGTGCGGGGCGCGGGCAGGAGCCCGGCGGTGAGTGGCTCGTCGACGGGCAGAAGGTGTTCACCTCCAACGCCCAGCATGCCGACTGGATCTGGCTCGCCTGCCGAACGGACCCCGACGCGCCGAAGCACCAGGGCATCTCGATCCTGCTGGTCCCCACGGACGCTCCCGGGTTCTCGTGGACGCCGATCGAAACGGTGGGCGGGCTCACCACGACGGCCACGTACTACGACGGAATCCGGGTCCCGGCCTCCCGTCTGGTCGGCGAGGAGAACGGCGGCTGGGGGCTCATCACCAACCAGCTGAACCACGAGCGGGTCGCGCTCGCGGCCATCGGCATGCAGGCCGAGGACTTCTACCGGGCCGCGCTGGCCGCGGCCGGCGCGGCCGATCCGGTGACCGGCCGGCGCAGGGCCGACGAGCCGTGGGTGCGTTCGAGACTGGCCGAGGTGCATGCCCGGCTGGCGGCGACGCGCCTGCTCAACTGGCGTCTGGTGGGAGACGTGGGGTCCGGCCGACTGGCACCCGGCGATGCCAGCGGCGTGAAGGTCATGGGAACCGAATCGGCGGTCGCGGTCTATCGAATGTGTCAGGAGATCGTCGGACCGGACGCGCTGGTCCGTTCCGGTTCGCCGGGTGTGTTCGAGGGCGGCGAGCTGGAGCGGATGAACAGGGCGGCGCAGATCAACACGTTCGGGGGCGGGGTGAGCGAGGTGCAGCGGGAGATCGTGGCGACCATGCGGCTCGGGATGACGAGGGGGCGGCGGTGA
- a CDS encoding bifunctional DNA primase/polymerase yields the protein MATIDRQATTLALAHALSAAERGLAVIPLSRTKLPALRSPHRDDPTAPPCHGECDRFGHGVYDASTDPRRIRALFAAAPWATGYGIACGLAPHHLIGIDLDTKSGTDSSAALRELALRHLFTIPETVVVLTPSGGRHLWLSGPPDAVVPNSAGRLAPGIDIRGAGGYLVGPGSRTEHGVYSTAPGTAHLAPAPCPTSLLRLLTPPPRTPGPTAATQSQQGQGLVQFVLAAHEGQRNTRLFWAACRAYENGLGPQLTEALVDAAVRTGLTEREARSTVTSASRMTGHHP from the coding sequence ATGGCCACCATCGACCGGCAGGCCACGACGCTGGCCCTCGCACACGCCCTGTCAGCCGCCGAGCGCGGACTGGCCGTCATCCCGCTGTCCCGGACCAAGCTCCCGGCGCTGCGCTCACCCCACCGCGACGACCCGACCGCGCCGCCCTGCCACGGCGAGTGCGACCGTTTCGGACACGGTGTGTACGACGCCTCGACCGACCCCCGCCGCATACGCGCGCTCTTCGCCGCCGCCCCCTGGGCCACCGGCTACGGCATCGCCTGCGGCCTGGCCCCCCACCACCTCATCGGCATCGACCTGGACACCAAATCCGGTACGGACTCGTCCGCGGCCCTTCGTGAACTGGCGCTGCGCCACCTGTTCACGATCCCCGAGACGGTCGTCGTGCTGACCCCCAGCGGCGGTCGCCACCTCTGGCTGAGCGGCCCTCCCGACGCCGTCGTCCCCAACTCCGCGGGCCGACTGGCCCCGGGCATAGACATCCGCGGTGCCGGCGGCTACCTCGTCGGCCCCGGCTCACGCACCGAGCACGGCGTCTACAGCACGGCCCCGGGCACCGCACACCTGGCGCCCGCCCCCTGCCCGACCTCGCTGCTGCGCCTTCTCACGCCACCGCCCCGCACGCCCGGCCCGACGGCCGCCACACAGAGCCAACAGGGCCAGGGCCTCGTCCAGTTCGTCCTCGCCGCCCACGAGGGCCAGCGCAACACCCGCCTGTTCTGGGCGGCCTGCCGCGCCTACGAGAACGGTCTCGGCCCGCAGTTGACCGAGGCGCTCGTCGACGCCGCCGTCCGCACGGGTCTCACGGAACGCGAGGCCCGCTCGACGGTCACGTCGGCGTCCCGCATGACCGGCCACCACCCGTAA
- a CDS encoding DUF7660 family protein, producing the protein MTIPLAPEDRITDHEALCAFLTRLRADYESGAGWENRTLGPFLEALEAWVSDASGWYADHGQDLPPQGDWTFFARALAAARIYEWPCLAMPDGPVSDGESR; encoded by the coding sequence GTGACCATTCCTCTGGCACCCGAAGATCGCATCACCGATCACGAGGCCCTGTGCGCCTTCCTGACGCGCCTACGAGCCGACTACGAGAGTGGCGCCGGGTGGGAGAATCGGACGCTGGGGCCCTTCCTGGAGGCCCTGGAGGCCTGGGTCTCGGACGCGTCCGGATGGTATGCCGACCATGGGCAGGATCTGCCACCCCAGGGCGACTGGACGTTCTTCGCCCGCGCACTGGCTGCCGCCCGGATCTACGAGTGGCCGTGCCTCGCCATGCCCGATGGACCGGTGTCTGACGGGGAATCACGGTGA
- a CDS encoding S1C family serine protease gives MSTENEGTAVPPAPSAPPVPVATPAASVPPGQAVSPGAGPAGPHEGTNQPQGQGSFQGDAPTATLPPTPPGAPQGAAPAPEGGAWPPPPPTTPAYANASGSGPYGGAGEGGSGPYGGGGEGGSGPYGGAGGGGGEGGSGDVWGASYQQPAPKPKSGGRGGLVAAVLVAALIAGGVGGGIGYWAADRNDDSSGSTTVSSSESGGDLKRDAGTVASVAATALPSTVTIEAEGSNGEGGTGTGFVFDTQGHILTNNHVVAEAVESGKLSATFSNGKKYDAEVVGHAQGYDVAVIKLKNAPDNLKPLPLGNSDKIAVGDSTIAIGAPFGLSNTVTTGIISAKNRPVASSDGSSSSKASYMSALQTDASINPGNSGGPLLDAKGSVIGINSAIQSTSGGSGTSQSGSIGLGFAIPVNQAKTVAQQLIKTGKPVYPVIGASVALDEGTGAKITEEGANNSDAVTPNGPADKAGLKPGDVITKLDDRVIDSGPTLIGEIWTHQPGDTVKLTYTRDGKQRTAEVTLGQREGDS, from the coding sequence GTGAGCACCGAGAACGAGGGCACCGCAGTACCCCCGGCCCCGTCTGCACCTCCCGTGCCGGTGGCTACTCCCGCTGCTTCCGTGCCCCCGGGGCAGGCGGTTTCGCCGGGAGCGGGCCCCGCGGGTCCCCATGAGGGCACGAATCAGCCCCAGGGGCAGGGCTCCTTCCAGGGAGACGCGCCGACGGCCACGCTGCCGCCGACGCCTCCCGGGGCTCCGCAGGGCGCCGCCCCCGCTCCGGAGGGGGGCGCCTGGCCGCCTCCCCCGCCGACCACGCCCGCGTACGCGAACGCGAGCGGCTCGGGTCCCTACGGGGGCGCGGGCGAGGGCGGCTCCGGTCCGTACGGAGGCGGCGGCGAGGGCGGTTCGGGGCCGTACGGTGGTGCGGGCGGGGGCGGGGGCGAGGGCGGCTCCGGTGATGTCTGGGGCGCCTCGTACCAGCAGCCCGCTCCGAAGCCGAAGTCCGGCGGGCGCGGTGGCCTCGTCGCCGCGGTCCTGGTGGCCGCGCTGATCGCGGGCGGCGTCGGCGGTGGCATCGGCTACTGGGCGGCGGACCGCAACGACGACTCCTCGGGTTCGACGACGGTCTCCTCGTCCGAGAGCGGCGGCGACCTCAAGCGCGACGCGGGCACGGTCGCGAGCGTGGCCGCCACGGCGCTGCCGAGCACGGTCACCATCGAGGCCGAGGGCAGCAACGGCGAGGGCGGCACGGGCACCGGCTTCGTGTTCGACACCCAGGGCCACATCCTCACCAACAACCACGTGGTGGCCGAGGCGGTCGAGAGCGGCAAGCTGTCGGCGACCTTCTCGAACGGCAAGAAGTACGACGCCGAAGTGGTCGGCCACGCCCAGGGTTACGACGTCGCGGTCATCAAGCTCAAGAACGCGCCGGACAACCTCAAGCCGCTGCCGCTCGGCAACTCGGACAAGATCGCGGTCGGCGACTCGACCATCGCGATCGGCGCTCCCTTCGGGCTTTCGAACACGGTGACCACGGGCATCATCAGCGCCAAGAACCGCCCGGTGGCCTCCAGCGACGGCAGCTCCAGCAGCAAGGCCTCGTACATGAGCGCCCTGCAGACCGACGCCTCGATCAACCCGGGCAACTCCGGCGGCCCGCTCCTGGACGCCAAGGGCTCGGTGATCGGCATCAACTCCGCGATCCAGTCCACGAGCGGCGGCAGCGGTACGAGCCAGTCCGGCTCCATCGGTCTGGGCTTCGCGATCCCGGTCAACCAGGCGAAGACCGTCGCCCAGCAGCTCATCAAGACCGGCAAGCCCGTCTACCCGGTCATCGGCGCCTCGGTCGCCCTGGACGAGGGCACGGGCGCGAAGATCACCGAAGAGGGCGCGAACAACTCGGACGCGGTCACGCCGAACGGGCCCGCCGACAAGGCCGGCCTCAAGCCCGGCGACGTCATCACCAAGCTCGACGACCGCGTGATCGACAGCGGCCCGACCCTCATCGGCGAGATCTGGACCCACCAGCCCGGCGACACCGTCAAGCTCACCTACACCCGCGACGGCAAGCAGCGGACGGCCGAAGTGACCCTGGGCCAGCGCGAGGGCGACAGCTGA
- a CDS encoding glycerophosphodiester phosphodiesterase: MTHARQHLTQVVAHRGASEEAPEHTLAAYEKAIEDGADALECDVRLTADGHLVCVHDRRVNRTSNGRGAVSALELADLAALDFGSWKNRDEAPEWEQQRPPSWEQQSVLTLERLLELVADAGRPVRLAIETKHPTRWAGQVEERLLILLKRFGLDAPPSPDESPVRVMSFSARSLQRVRAASPTMPTVYLLQFVSPRLRDGRLPPGVRIAGPSMRIVRNHPAYIERLKRAGHQVHVWTVNDSEDVDLCLGLGVDAIITNRPRAVLHQLGR, encoded by the coding sequence GTGACCCACGCACGACAGCACCTGACCCAGGTCGTCGCTCACCGCGGTGCCTCCGAAGAGGCCCCCGAGCACACCCTGGCCGCGTACGAGAAAGCGATCGAGGACGGGGCCGATGCCCTTGAGTGCGATGTACGGCTGACCGCGGACGGGCATCTCGTCTGCGTCCACGACCGCCGCGTCAACCGCACCTCCAACGGCCGCGGCGCCGTCTCCGCCCTGGAGCTCGCGGATCTCGCCGCCCTGGACTTCGGCTCCTGGAAGAACCGCGACGAGGCACCCGAATGGGAGCAGCAGCGGCCCCCTTCATGGGAGCAGCAGTCCGTCCTCACCCTGGAACGCCTGCTCGAACTCGTGGCCGACGCCGGCCGCCCCGTACGGCTCGCCATCGAGACGAAACACCCCACGCGCTGGGCCGGCCAGGTCGAGGAACGCCTGCTGATCCTTCTGAAGCGCTTCGGCCTCGACGCACCGCCCTCGCCCGACGAGTCACCGGTGCGCGTCATGAGCTTCTCGGCGCGCTCCCTCCAGCGCGTCCGCGCCGCGTCCCCGACGATGCCGACGGTCTATCTGCTGCAGTTCGTCTCACCCCGGCTGCGTGACGGACGGCTGCCCCCGGGGGTCCGGATCGCCGGGCCCTCGATGCGGATCGTGCGCAATCACCCGGCGTACATCGAGCGCCTGAAGCGGGCCGGTCACCAGGTTCACGTGTGGACGGTGAACGATTCCGAGGACGTCGACCTCTGTCTCGGGCTCGGCGTCGACGCCATCATCACCAACCGCCCGCGCGCGGTGTTGCACCAGCTCGGACGCTGA
- a CDS encoding ATP-binding protein gives MRHCTCIGRFPVHPRRASTPWRGAKEVSGVALVVAQEVPTSSSMAVPHGPAGVGEARHRMRDQLRTGGVTETVIDDAVLILSELLSNACRHGRPLGDALAGDGDVRAAWRVEPTGRLTVEVTDGGGPTRPVPATPSVTARGGRGLNIITALADDWGVRDDTRGEVTVWVVVHKDACAVRRRDDFAARVTAPAVSAISDLGFGEAFEGLD, from the coding sequence GTGCGTCACTGCACGTGCATTGGCCGGTTTCCGGTCCATCCCAGGAGGGCATCCACACCGTGGCGTGGGGCAAAGGAGGTCTCGGGGGTGGCGTTGGTGGTGGCACAGGAGGTGCCCACGTCGTCGAGCATGGCCGTACCCCATGGCCCTGCGGGCGTGGGAGAAGCAAGACACCGGATGCGGGATCAACTGCGCACGGGAGGTGTCACGGAAACGGTCATCGACGATGCCGTACTGATCCTTTCCGAACTACTGAGCAATGCCTGCCGGCACGGCAGGCCGTTGGGTGACGCCCTGGCCGGGGACGGCGACGTCCGGGCCGCGTGGCGTGTCGAACCGACCGGCAGACTCACCGTCGAGGTGACGGACGGCGGTGGTCCGACCCGTCCGGTTCCGGCCACGCCCTCGGTCACCGCGCGCGGCGGTCGCGGGCTGAACATCATCACGGCGCTGGCCGACGACTGGGGTGTCCGGGACGACACCCGCGGTGAGGTCACGGTGTGGGTGGTCGTGCACAAGGACGCCTGCGCCGTCCGCCGGCGGGACGACTTCGCCGCGCGGGTCACGGCCCCCGCGGTGTCCGCGATATCCGACCTGGGCTTCGGCGAAGCCTTCGAGGGTCTGGACTGA
- a CDS encoding DUF5926 family protein — protein sequence MAKKRPQTKAKQPQRQDGARAAGADGHVPVVGAREPCPCGSGRRYKACHGRAAAHAVTELVHRPFEGLPSEGDWIALRELVPAATVALHLKEALPEGVPSVTLATVLPMAWPALRREDGSVLIGLQNDTASGDISRDLADTLQRALTAEPGTPVQGRRAPSDGVRLQDLLDPEGAFEPVVHAGFEFWVPDAQNATTEVSASLERANAAAIPTVKLAGVDAAYWCETPDKNHLRWVMPHPEEQLLDALARLHAEGRSSLGEGTRLVGSFRAHGLTVPVWDLPTGVAAEDIEKPASEFAERLAAALATDAPLTADERRARGGLTNRQVTLS from the coding sequence ATGGCCAAGAAGCGACCCCAGACGAAGGCCAAGCAGCCGCAGCGGCAGGATGGGGCCCGCGCCGCCGGCGCAGACGGACACGTCCCGGTTGTCGGAGCACGCGAGCCCTGCCCCTGCGGCAGCGGCCGCCGCTACAAGGCGTGTCACGGCCGCGCCGCCGCGCACGCCGTGACCGAGCTGGTCCACCGGCCGTTCGAGGGCCTGCCGAGCGAGGGCGACTGGATCGCGCTGCGCGAGCTGGTGCCCGCGGCGACCGTCGCGCTGCACCTGAAGGAAGCCCTCCCGGAGGGCGTCCCCTCGGTCACCCTCGCGACGGTGCTGCCGATGGCGTGGCCGGCGCTGCGCCGCGAGGACGGTTCGGTCCTCATCGGCCTGCAGAACGACACGGCGTCCGGTGACATCAGCCGCGACCTGGCCGACACGCTCCAGCGCGCGCTCACCGCGGAGCCCGGCACTCCGGTGCAGGGCCGCCGCGCCCCGAGCGACGGAGTGCGCCTGCAGGATCTCCTCGACCCCGAAGGCGCGTTCGAGCCAGTTGTGCACGCGGGCTTCGAATTCTGGGTTCCGGACGCGCAGAACGCGACCACGGAGGTGTCCGCCTCCCTGGAGCGGGCCAACGCCGCCGCCATCCCGACGGTGAAGCTCGCCGGCGTCGACGCGGCGTACTGGTGCGAGACCCCCGACAAGAACCACCTGCGCTGGGTCATGCCGCACCCCGAGGAGCAGCTTCTGGACGCGCTCGCGCGGCTGCACGCGGAGGGCCGGTCGAGCCTCGGGGAGGGCACTCGTCTGGTCGGTTCCTTCCGTGCCCACGGCCTCACCGTCCCGGTCTGGGACCTGCCGACGGGTGTCGCTGCCGAGGACATCGAGAAGCCGGCGTCCGAGTTCGCCGAGCGGCTCGCCGCGGCGCTGGCCACGGACGCGCCGCTCACCGCGGACGAGCGCCGGGCGCGTGGCGGCCTCACCAACCGCCAGGTCACCCTCAGCTGA
- a CDS encoding bifunctional DNA primase/polymerase, which translates to MREILGRRRRLLSRRNDGRPEMLSAALTFATEWQWPVLPGVAPDPQGRARCGCPDPECTVPGAHPFDPGLLAATADERMARWWWTNRPTAPIILATGGKAPCAVSLPAPAAARALAALDLQGMRLGPVIAAPTRWALLVKPYSLEQLGELLYAKDFVPGSLRFHGEGGYVALPPSETGQGGIRWERAPLPGSAAPWVPDVEAVVDAVVEALTRTGVSAPEL; encoded by the coding sequence ATGCGCGAGATCCTCGGAAGGCGACGCAGGCTCCTGTCCAGGCGAAACGACGGGAGGCCTGAGATGCTCAGCGCGGCCCTGACCTTCGCGACCGAATGGCAGTGGCCCGTACTCCCGGGTGTGGCCCCGGACCCGCAGGGGCGGGCCCGATGCGGGTGCCCGGACCCGGAGTGCACGGTGCCCGGTGCCCACCCCTTCGACCCCGGCCTGCTCGCGGCCACCGCTGACGAGCGCATGGCGCGCTGGTGGTGGACGAACAGGCCGACAGCCCCGATCATCCTCGCCACCGGAGGAAAGGCGCCGTGCGCGGTGAGCCTGCCGGCACCGGCCGCGGCCCGGGCGCTGGCCGCCCTCGATCTGCAGGGGATGCGCCTCGGCCCCGTGATCGCGGCCCCCACGCGCTGGGCGCTGCTCGTGAAGCCGTACTCCCTGGAGCAGCTGGGTGAGCTGCTCTACGCCAAGGACTTCGTGCCCGGCTCGCTGCGTTTCCACGGCGAGGGCGGCTACGTGGCCCTGCCTCCGTCGGAGACCGGTCAGGGCGGGATCCGCTGGGAGCGGGCTCCGCTGCCGGGTTCGGCCGCCCCCTGGGTGCCCGATGTGGAGGCCGTGGTGGACGCGGTGGTGGAGGCTCTCACTCGTACGGGTGTGAGCGCCCCCGAGTTGTAG
- a CDS encoding PP2C family protein-serine/threonine phosphatase: MLDIPSRVRVHVETLLAAQNDMGVCDANEQYAPVGKPDTMNAPHLPKVAGIDSTVPSPTHTVAPTRATTGSPPATSPHAPGAVLQDRLAGWVSDLTTLHELTERLARTASLADALQELLRAGAALVGARRGLVVLEPGDGLGPDTTIGLGLARADLGHIETVPRSSMSYGKILDGLPGGEGEIAQPDLLSEDGLDPRHREVAARLGYAASYALPLSTDASGRLGAAVWLYDEPAEPVERQRHLVGLYTAYAAEHLALLVELERTRACMTTISEELLPSRLPRVSGVQLAARHRTGPRGGGDWYDALPLPDAALGLAVGSVTGSGPSAVAAMGRLRASLRAYAVMEGEDPVAVLSDLELLLRLTEPARSATALFAYCEPALRKITLAGAGHSPPLVIGERRTEYVETSLSAPLGMLACWEAPSVEFQAEAGETVLLYTDGLLHRTGDPMDRAFSRLHAAATSVPRALRADPGAVADHVLRTMLPDGLDDADSDEDVVLLAARFE, encoded by the coding sequence ATGCTGGACATCCCCTCACGAGTGCGTGTACATGTGGAGACACTGCTAGCGGCGCAGAATGACATGGGGGTTTGCGATGCTAATGAGCAATACGCACCGGTCGGAAAGCCGGACACCATGAACGCCCCTCACCTCCCGAAAGTGGCCGGAATCGATTCAACGGTTCCCTCACCCACACACACTGTCGCGCCGACACGTGCCACCACGGGTTCCCCACCGGCCACTTCTCCACACGCGCCGGGGGCCGTCCTCCAGGACAGACTCGCAGGCTGGGTCTCCGACCTCACCACTCTGCACGAGCTGACCGAGCGACTGGCACGCACCGCCTCACTGGCGGACGCCCTCCAGGAACTGCTGCGCGCCGGAGCCGCCCTCGTGGGCGCCCGGCGCGGTCTCGTGGTGCTGGAACCGGGCGACGGCCTCGGCCCGGACACCACGATCGGCCTGGGCCTCGCCCGGGCGGATCTCGGGCACATCGAGACCGTCCCGCGCAGCTCCATGTCGTACGGCAAGATCCTCGACGGGCTGCCCGGGGGCGAGGGTGAGATCGCCCAGCCCGACCTGCTCTCCGAGGACGGGCTCGATCCCCGGCACCGCGAGGTGGCCGCCCGGCTCGGCTATGCCGCGAGCTACGCGCTGCCGCTGTCCACGGACGCGTCGGGCCGGCTGGGCGCCGCCGTGTGGCTCTACGACGAACCCGCCGAGCCGGTCGAGCGCCAGCGCCACCTGGTCGGCCTCTACACGGCGTACGCGGCCGAGCACCTGGCCCTCCTGGTGGAGCTGGAGCGCACGCGCGCGTGCATGACGACCATCTCGGAGGAACTGCTCCCCTCCCGGCTGCCCCGGGTCTCCGGGGTCCAGCTCGCCGCCCGGCACCGCACGGGACCGCGCGGCGGCGGCGACTGGTACGACGCGCTGCCGCTGCCCGACGCCGCGCTCGGCCTCGCGGTCGGGTCCGTCACCGGGTCAGGACCCAGCGCCGTCGCGGCGATGGGCCGGCTGCGGGCCTCCCTGCGGGCGTACGCGGTGATGGAGGGCGAGGACCCGGTCGCCGTCCTGTCCGACCTGGAACTGCTGCTGCGGCTCACCGAGCCGGCCCGCTCCGCCACCGCCCTGTTCGCGTACTGCGAGCCCGCCCTGCGCAAGATCACGCTGGCCGGGGCCGGACACAGCCCGCCGCTGGTCATCGGCGAGCGGCGCACCGAGTACGTGGAGACGTCGCTCTCGGCGCCCCTGGGGATGCTCGCCTGCTGGGAGGCCCCCAGCGTGGAGTTCCAGGCGGAGGCAGGAGAGACGGTTCTGCTCTACACGGACGGGCTGCTGCACCGTACCGGTGACCCCATGGACCGGGCCTTCTCGCGGCTGCACGCGGCCGCAACGAGCGTGCCCAGGGCACTGCGGGCGGATCCGGGCGCCGTCGCCGACCACGTCCTGCGGACCATGCTGCCGGACGGCCTCGACGACGCCGACAGCGACGAGGACGTGGTGCTTCTCGCGGCCCGCTTCGAGTGA